DNA from Granulicella arctica:
GAGCGATGGCAGCAAATCAAGAGCAGTTGCGGGCGTACGTCGAATACCTGCGCGACATGGGCGTCCACGATCTTTATCGCCACGGCGATCCCATCGAAGCAGAGCCCCAGGTTGCGACACCCCAGCCCGCAGCAAAATCTCCAGCCGTTGTAAGCGCCCCACAACGCCCCGCGCCCACCGTTCCTCCCGCACGCCCCCTTGCAGCTACCCCCGTTCCAGCATCCGCCGCTCCGCGTGAGCCCTTCCCCTCGGAGCCCGTCATGCCGAAACCTATCAGTTTTAATAACCTGGCACCCCTGCCAGAAGTCCGCATCGCGCCCTCCGAACGTCCCGCCGCCCTCCATGCCATCCAGGAGGAGATCGGCGACTGCACCCGCTGCCCGCTCGCCTACGGTGGCCGTCACAAGATCGTCTTCGGCAACGGCGACCCATCCGCCCGCCTCATGTTCGTCGGCGAAGGCCCCGGAGCAGATGAGGACGCCTCCGGTGAACCCTTCGTCGGCAAGGCAGGTCAACTCCTCAACAACATGATCAACGCGATGGGCCTCCAGCGCGAGCAGGTCTACGTCGCCAACATCGTCAAGTGCCGCCCCCCAGCCAACCGCG
Protein-coding regions in this window:
- a CDS encoding uracil-DNA glycosylase family protein → MAANQEQLRAYVEYLRDMGVHDLYRHGDPIEAEPQVATPQPAAKSPAVVSAPQRPAPTVPPARPLAATPVPASAAPREPFPSEPVMPKPISFNNLAPLPEVRIAPSERPAALHAIQEEIGDCTRCPLAYGGRHKIVFGNGDPSARLMFVGEGPGADEDASGEPFVGKAGQLLNNMINAMGLQREQVYVANIVKCRPPANRVPEPVEANTCSPFLLRQIDIVQPQVIVALGATAATYLLGVKQSLASLRGQWHICRGAKLAVTYHPAFLLRDPRQKGEAWKDLQAVMKELGLEPPKRPA